The DNA region AAGGTTCGCGAAGCATCGGAACTTTGCGCCACCCGACGCAGGCGTACCGGTGGTGATCCAAGCCAGGACGTACCGGCTTTTGCTTTCGCGGGCGTCGCTGAAAGTACCGCGACCAGTGAGTTCTTCGGCACAGATCTGCCCGCGGCAGTCATACCGGAGTTGCCAAGAAAAGCGCGTTTGCCAATTTTCGCCGGCGCAATATGGACAAAGCCGCCGCCAAGTTCGTAGGAGGCAACCATCGTTTTATCGGCCAAAAATGCGCCATCGCCGACCGTGGTCATGGAAGGTAGCAGCAACACGGTAGAAGCTTCAACGTTCTTCCCGATCTTGGCCCCGAGTAAGCGCAACCAAATCGGGGTGAATAGCGAGGCGTAAATCGGGAAGAGTAAGTCTCTGGCTAAATCCAGCACGCGTTCAGTCGCCCAGACTTGCCAACCAATTCGGCTGCGCACCGGGTGGAACCCTTCCCGTAGGCCAAGGCTAAGTAAGCGGACGGTGCCGAGAATGAGCAGCATCAGAATCAGGAACCAGATCAGCGTTGCAAGGGGAACGGCAAGCAATAACTGAAGGTAAATATGATCCAGCGCGGGGAAAGCGGGCAGCCCGACGCCGGCGGGCGAGCGCCAGATTGCCGCAGCCAAACTTAGGCCGAAGAAACCAGCAATTGCCGCGGCAAGAAAGGGAATCATTGACAACACGGTTGACGCTGAAGCGTAAATTCCTAGCCAAAGGCGGTTACTACGTTGCGGTACCTCTGGCCAGTCGGGACGAGCTTTGCCGATCCGTTACGCCGGAGCGCCGGAATACTGTTGGCCAGCGCGTACTTTACCCAGTACCGCAGAGCCCGCGGCAACTTGGGCGCTTCTGCCCACTCGGGTGCCGGGCATTAAGGTGCTGCGCGCACCGACGGTTGCGTTAGCACCCACCGCAATCCTGCCAATATGCACATTGTCGCCGTCGATCCACCAACCGGACAGATCAACTTCGGGTTCGATCGAGGCGCCCTCACCCAAGCTCAGGAAACCAGTGACCGGGGGTACCGAATGCAAGCTGACGTCTTTGCCTATTTTTGCGCCCAAAGCGCGTGCGTAATGTGACACCCAAGGTGCACTCGCTAATGAGACGGCTTGGGCTAAATCAGCAATTTGCTCAGCCAGCCATAGTCGCAGGTGCACGCGTCCGCTGCGTGGATAGACGCCGGGAGTGACATCACGCAATAGGATCCGGGCCGCGAGCACTGAAATTCCCATCCGTCCCCAGGGGCTAACGAATACCGCCCAAGTAGCCAGAATCCACCACCAACTCACAGTTGGCAGATGCCATTCAGCAGTGCCCTCAGTGCCGCTGAGGAAAGCGAGGATATTACTGATGACCATGAGATAAGTCAGCCAACGCATACCTACCAAAATATGCAACGGAAGGCCCATAAGGGTTTGAAAAACTTGCGACTTACGGGCCGTTCGGCGCACGTCACGGACGACGGCGGGCGCAGCGTTTTGGTAATCAGGAACCGACTGTCTGGCCAGATCCACCAAGGCGCCGATCCTGGGGTGGGCATAGATGTCAGCAACGGTGATCGTTGGGTAGCGTACCCGAAGCGCGGAGACTAGTTGTGCCGCGGCAAGCGAGCCGCCACCTTGCGCGAAGAAATCTGCGTCCAGATTTGCCGCATCGCCGCCCAAGATCGAATTCCACTGGTCCAGGATCCACTGGGAATCTGGTTCTAATTCCAAGTCGGCTACGTTGTCGCCACTTCCAGAACCGAGCAAAGGCCAAGGCAAAGCGTTTCGGTCTACCTTGCCACTGGTCTTAGTCGGCAAAGTCTCCACGACGGTGAGTAACGGTATCAATGCGGCAGGTAATTCTTTGCCGAGCAGTCCACGACAACTGGCCAGGTCTACCGGTTCCGACGCCGAATCTGCTACCAGATATCCCACCAAAATCTGGTTGCCACCGGCAGTAGTTTTTACTGCGGCCGCGGCACCGAAGATTCCGGGTAAGCCTTGCAGCGCAGCATCGATTTCGCCGAGCTCTATTCGCCGACCGCCAAGCTTCACTTGTTCATCGGCGCGACCCATGAAAATCAGCCCAGCCAGCTCAAACCGGACTAAATCGCCGCTACGATAGGCCCGTTGCCAGCCAAGGCTGGGCATCGGGGCGTATTTTTCGGCGTCTTTAGCCGGGTCTAAATAGCGAGCTAGCCCGACGCCGCCGATGATTAGTTCGCCAATTTCACCCTCGGCGACCGGCACACCATTTTTATCTACAACGGCTAGGTCCCAGCCATCTAATGGCAAACCAATGCGCACTGGTCGAGCGTCTGGCCCGCTATGGCCGCCTAGGGGAGCTGCGCAGGCAACAACTGTCGCCTCGGTGGGTCCGTAGGTATTCCATACTTCGCGATCTTCTACCGCGAGCCGATCGGCAAGATCTGGCGGGCACGCTTCGCCACCGAAAATCAGCAGTCGAACATTTTCTAACGCTTCTACCGGCCATAACGCGGCAAGCGTCGGCACGGTGGAAACGACCGTGATTCCATGCGAAATAAGCCACGGGCCTAAGTCCATGCCAGTCCGTACAAGCGAGCGAGGTGCAGGCACCAGGCAGGCGCCGTGCCGCCAGGCGAGCCGCATTTCTTCGCACGAAGCGTCGAAAGCTACCGACAGTCCGGCCAATACCCGATCATTGCTATTTATCGGCTCTGCTTGTAAAAATAAACGAGCTTCAGCGTCAACAAATGCCGCAGCAGATCGATGCGATACCGCGACCCCTTTGGGCGTACCAGTCGAACCCGAGGTGAAGATGATCCAAGAATCGTCGTCTACGGTGGGCGTGCGCGGGTGGGGAAACGGCGCAGGCCGATCTTTACCGACTAGGATTTCGCCAGTGTGCAACACTCCGGCGACTTTGGCTTCACTGAAGACAAGTTTGGCGCGCTCATCTGGGTCATCGGCGTCTACTGGAACGTAAGCGGCACCGATCATGAGCACCGAAAGGATCGCAATGTAGAGCTCTGCAGTTCCCGAGGGAATCCGCACGCCAACCTTGTCGCCGGCGCCTAATCCCGCCAGATGCAGGGTCTTGGGGTAGGCCTTAATCTCTTGCAGAAGTTCGGCATAACTCAGGGACCGAGTGCCGTCATCGAGCGCTGAAGCATCTGGAAAAGCCTCGGCGCTCGCGTTGAGGATGTCGATCAGTTTCCGTTCCGGCGGGGTGGCCTGCGAGCCGGGCAACTGAGGGGCATAAACGTTCATGGTTTCAGGAGTACCTTGCCGGTTGTTTTGCGTCCTTGGAGATCCCGATGCGCTTGAGCTGCGTCAGCGAGTGGATAGCTAGCGCCAATCCGAACGGAAAGCTCACCTTTGAGCACTGCGTCGAGAACGTCTGCCGAGCGCCAGCGGCGCTCCTCGGCGTCGAGAAGGTAAGAAGCCATTGTTGGGCGAGTCAAGAACAACGATCCACCGCGATTGAGGCGCTGAATATCGAAGGACGGTACCGGGCCCGAAGCGGCACCGTACAGCACCAGCGTTCCGCGAATCTTGAGCGCCGCTAAGGAACCGTCGAAAGTGTCCTTGCCGACGCCGTCGAACACTACGTCGACGCCGCGGCCTCCGGTCAATTCACGAACCTTTTCGGAGAAATCCTCATAACGCAACACCTGATCTGCGCCAGCTTCTCTGGCCAGAGCTTCCTTTTCATCGTTGGATACGGTGCTGATCACGGTTGCCCCCTTTGCTTTGAGCAGCTGGATCAGCAGCAGGCCAACTCCGCCCGCGCCAGCGTGCACCAACACGGTATGACTAGGCTGTACGGCAAAAGTTTAATTGATTAAATAATGCGCAGTGATGCCCTGTAAGGGCAGCGCCGCCGCAGTATCCAGATCTATTCCGGCGGGTACCGGGAGCGCTTTTGCGGCGTCGAATAACGTGTATTCAGCATAAGATTCGGCACCCTCTGTGCAGGCGACGTGGTCACCTACCGCGAAGTTTGTTACGCCTTCACCCAGAGCGGCCACAACGCCAGCTGATTCAGATCCTGGCGTGAACGGTAACTCGATGGGATAGATACCTTCGCGTTGATAGGTCTCGATGTAGTTGACGCCGATCGCGGCAACCTTAACGAGTAGCTGACCTGGACCGGGCTGTGGTGCAGCAACATCGGTGATCTGCAAGACCTCAGGGCCCCCAGCAGTAGTCGCAACGATGGCTTTCATAGCGGCACCCCTCTATAACTCTTTAGTTTTTGTACTAGTTCCCATCGTAGGCTTAGCCGGTGACATTCAGATGAACAGCATGACGGGCCGTGGCGTGCATAGAAATCGCACGGCGCACGGCCCGCTCAGCTTCGAGGTTTAGTTCGTTAGTTCTTGCTCACGATCCATGAATCGTTGGCGTGCTGCACTACTTGCGACAAATCACAACGGAAGCTTGATTGACCGGCCTTATAAACGCTGCTGTTCGACGACGTCGGTGCGCTCCACTGGCCGTCGATTTTGAGCTTGTACTCGGTGCTTTGGAACGACTTTGTGCCCATACGCATTGCAGTAATTGGCTGAGGTGCCTGCCGGCCCGTTCGTGTAAAGCTCAAAGATGTTCCAGCTTCGGTTGGTATCGCCCTGATCGGAGCCGCTTTGGGTGAAGAGGGTGTCCCATTTTTGCGTGCGCACATTGAATAATTGCGCCGACCAGGTGTTGCTGCTGGCGCTGGTTTGCTCCAGCTTGCCGAGGTAGGAATCGAGCCCATTTTTCTTCACGGTGTAATTGGCAACGAAGGTTGAATCGATATTTACCGACTTGGCTACATCGATTGAATCGCACCAAATCCCAATCCCAAGCCCAGACCTGCGGGGTATGTCCGCCGTTATAAGCAGCGACCATCTCAATGCACGAATTAGGTGCCTTCATGGTCGGAGCGTAGAGCGTATCCGAGCTGAAGGTGTACCCGGCTGCTACTGAGTTGTAGGCCTGCTGGCCCGTCATCGGCACATTGCTGGTAAAGACGCCCCAAGCTGGGTGATCTGGCACGGCTGCATCAGTGTTGGTGTCGAGGCCTTTGGCCGCGCTGCGCTCCTGTGTCCGGATGCGGGCAAAATGGTCGGCGGCACTGGTCAACGTGGTGCCGTCGTGCGCGCCGATGACCGAGCTTGTTGATGCGGTTGTTGAGGGAGCAGCCTCGGCGTTACCAGCAATGACGCCGATAAAAAGTGAAGTAGCAAGAAGTCCGGTAGTGGCTAGTGCAATACAAAGCGGTTTTTCCACGGTTCAGTCCAATCGGGAAGCCGGAGAATCGAGGATTTCAGCGGACTACGCGCCATTGCGCAGCCCACCAACTTAGAACGATAGGTATTCGGGCTGGACGCAAGCTTCGCGCCTGGTCGGAATTACCTGGAATATCTACCGATCATCCACCCACTTTGAATGCTTGACTCAGCGGCGCAAATAGTTTTGGAAACGGCGCTCGCCGTCGGCCATAACTTTCCGGTGTGCCCAGCTAAAAGCTGGGGCCGCTACCGGTGCCAGTAAGTTCATCCAGCGCTTAGTGGTGCGAACTGTCCAGCCGATGCTGATCACGGTTTTGGGCTGCTCGCTACTGCCTTCATCGGCGAAGTTGGTGCCGCCGACGCCGTTGAGGTCGCCGCTGCCGGATACCTGTAACCGGCTTAAATGGGTGATGTCAGTGATTTTCAAGCCAACTCGGAGCTTGTAGCCAAGCGGGCTTCGTACGGTGAGCATCAGTTCTTCACCAATTGACGGGTCGTGGCTTGATGACGGCGAGCTTAGTTGAAAGGCGGGCCACCAATGCTGCCAGCTTCGCAAGACCACCAATTCGTGCCAGCAGCGTTCTGAACTTGCTGGAAGCCGCCAGACGGTGTGAAGCGAATAGTGATGCATAAATATTTACACCTATGTATATTTGCAGCTAAGCTAGAGCTATGAAGATTTCAGTTGCGGTCTCCGGTGCGAGCGGATACGCCGGTGGCGAGGTGCTGCGCTTATTGGCAAACCACCCCCAAGTCCAGATTGGCGCAATTACTGCGCATAGCAACGCTGGTTCCAGACTAGGCGAGTTGCAACCGCATTTATACAGCTTGGCGGACCGACTTCTTGAAGAAAATTCGGTAGCGAACCTTGCTGGCCACGATGTGGTCTTCTTGGCTTTGCCACACGGTGCTTCCGGCGAAATTGCTGCCCAGCTGCCAGCTGAAACACTAGTGATCGACGCCGGCGCGGACCATCGGCTAGTCTATGCCGGTGCCTGGCAAGAGTTCTACCACTCCGAGCACGCCGGGACCTGGCCCTACGGCCTGCCGGAGCTGCCAATAGCTCATGGCCGGAGGCAACGCGAGGAGTTGCGCACTACTAAGCGGATCGCGGTGCCGGGCTGCTACCCGACCAGTGCCTTGCTGGCCCTTGCGCCAGGCTTCGCGGCTGGCGCTTTACTGGCGGACGACGTCGTCATCGTCTCGGCATCGGGCACCTCGGGGGCGGGTAAAGCGGCGAAGACCAACCTGCTTGGTTCAGAAGTCATCGGCTCGATGGCTCCCTATGGCGTAGGCGGCGTGCATCGGCACACTCCCGAGATTGAGCAGGGTCTCAGCAGTGTGGCCGGTGAGCAGGTAACCGTTTCCTTTACCCCGACGCTTGCCCCGATGAGCCGAGGCATTCTGACTACGGCAACCGCGAAAGTCGCGCCACAGTTATTGAAAGAAACATCAGCGGCCCAACTACGCCAGATCTGGGTAGACGCGTATGAGGACGAAGAATTTATCCACGTTTTGCCCGAAGGTCAATGGCCAGCCACTCAGTCAGTGTTGGGCTCGAATCACGTCGGAATCCAAGTAGCGCTCGACGAGCGAACTGGCCGGGTGATAGTTTGCTCGGTCATTGACAATCTGACCAAGGGCACTGCCGGTGCTGCCGTGCAATCAATGAACATCGCGCTGGGACTCGAAGAGAATCTTGGCTTGAAGCAGCTAGGAGTGGCACCGTGAGCACAGGCATCACCGTGGCGAAAGGATTCCGGGCCGCCGGCGTCGCCGCAGGACTCAAATCTACCGGAAAACCAGATGTAGCCTTGGTGGTCAACGATGGACCGATGACGAATGCCGCGGCAGTGTTTACGAGCAATCGGGTTGCGGCTGCACCGGTCTACTGGTCACGACAAGTAGTTGGTGACGGCCGGGCGGACGCCGTGGTGCTCAACTCCGGCGGAGCGAACGCTTGCACCGGTGCCCAAGGCTTTCAGAACACGCACGCCACCGCCGAGCACGTGGCGGAGCTTCTGGCAATTTCAGCCGCTGATGTGCTGGTCTGTTCCACTGGACTGATTGGCGAGCAATTGCCGATGCCCAAGCTGTTGGCGGGTGTCGATGCGGCAGCTGCGCAGCTGACGCTCGACGGCGGGCATAATGCAGCGCAGGCGATTATGACCACCGACACGATCAGCAAAGAAGCGGTCCATCAATCCGAAGCAGGTTGGAGCTTGGGCGGAATGGCTAAGGGTGCCGGCATGTTAGCGCCAGCCCTGGCAACAATGCTCGTGGTGCTCACGACCGATGCGGTGCTTGACTCAGCCGAGTTAGATTCCGCACTACGTGCCGCTTGCAAACTCAGTTTTGATCGTGCGGATTCAGATGGTTGCATGTCCACCAACGACACGGTAATCCTGCTCGCTTCCGGGGCCAGCGGTGTTAAGCCGGAACTGGCTGACTTCCAAGAACAGCTCACCGTTGCCTGCACCGTCTTGGCGCAAGCGCTGATTGGCGATGCCGAGGGGGCCAGCCACGATATTGCGATCCGTACTTTCAACGCGGCATCGGAAGATCAGGCAGTCCTGGTCGCCAAAGCAGTAGCTCGCTCGAATCTGTTCAAAACCGCGATCTTCGGCAATGACCCCAACTGGGGCCGGGTACTTTCCGCTGTTGGCACGGTGCCCGAAGAGCAAGCAACCTTTGATCCCAATCAACTCAATGTTTCGATCAACGGGGTGCAGATTTGCCGCGCTGGCGGGATCGGCGATTCCCGCGACCTGGTCGACTTGAGTCCGCGCGCGGTTTTGGTAGAAATCGATCTGAACGCGGGCAGTGCTGAAGCCACCGTCTGGACCAACGACCTCACCCACGATTACGTCCACGAGAACAG from Renibacterium salmoninarum ATCC 33209 includes:
- the argJ gene encoding bifunctional glutamate N-acetyltransferase/amino-acid acetyltransferase ArgJ → MSTGITVAKGFRAAGVAAGLKSTGKPDVALVVNDGPMTNAAAVFTSNRVAAAPVYWSRQVVGDGRADAVVLNSGGANACTGAQGFQNTHATAEHVAELLAISAADVLVCSTGLIGEQLPMPKLLAGVDAAAAQLTLDGGHNAAQAIMTTDTISKEAVHQSEAGWSLGGMAKGAGMLAPALATMLVVLTTDAVLDSAELDSALRAACKLSFDRADSDGCMSTNDTVILLASGASGVKPELADFQEQLTVACTVLAQALIGDAEGASHDIAIRTFNAASEDQAVLVAKAVARSNLFKTAIFGNDPNWGRVLSAVGTVPEEQATFDPNQLNVSINGVQICRAGGIGDSRDLVDLSPRAVLVEIDLNAGSAEATVWTNDLTHDYVHENSAYSS
- the argC gene encoding N-acetyl-gamma-glutamyl-phosphate reductase, whose amino-acid sequence is MKISVAVSGASGYAGGEVLRLLANHPQVQIGAITAHSNAGSRLGELQPHLYSLADRLLEENSVANLAGHDVVFLALPHGASGEIAAQLPAETLVIDAGADHRLVYAGAWQEFYHSEHAGTWPYGLPELPIAHGRRQREELRTTKRIAVPGCYPTSALLALAPGFAAGALLADDVVIVSASGTSGAGKAAKTNLLGSEVIGSMAPYGVGGVHRHTPEIEQGLSSVAGEQVTVSFTPTLAPMSRGILTTATAKVAPQLLKETSAAQLRQIWVDAYEDEEFIHVLPEGQWPATQSVLGSNHVGIQVALDERTGRVIVCSVIDNLTKGTAGAAVQSMNIALGLEENLGLKQLGVAP